From one Desulfobacterales bacterium genomic stretch:
- a CDS encoding glycosyltransferase family 4 protein has product MRICFYAPFKPLGHVHPSGDLVIGTGLFEYLQNRGHQLMIASDCRVRWIYWTPWRWPELLREAFRAAGRVRQFTPDIWLTYHAYYKAPDLLGPPISKRQDIPYVIFQGAFSTKRRKKIKTLPGYLLNKKSLCAARHVFSNRRADLLNLGRLLPQEVISYVAPGIYPRAFSFDGNARSELRQQWKAGDDPVVLTAAMFRPGVKTEGLSWVIRACGKLFRQGTRFQLVIAGDGVEKEQLYRLASEHLPGKFSFLGKIPREHMYRFYSAGDIFVFPGIRESLGMVFLEAQSCGIPIIAFRNGGIPEVVRDRETGVLVPMYDFDQFAGAIEKLLTDKALRRQMGETARSYIRENHDLDTNYGKVAEVLEAIVRDCDRH; this is encoded by the coding sequence TGGGCCATGTCCATCCCTCCGGTGACCTGGTAATCGGGACGGGTCTGTTCGAATATTTACAAAACCGCGGGCATCAACTGATGATTGCCAGCGACTGCCGCGTCCGCTGGATTTATTGGACCCCCTGGCGCTGGCCGGAGCTTTTGCGCGAAGCCTTCCGGGCGGCTGGCCGGGTCCGGCAGTTTACACCGGATATCTGGCTCACCTATCATGCTTACTACAAAGCCCCCGACCTGCTGGGGCCTCCGATTTCAAAGCGACAGGACATCCCCTATGTTATTTTCCAGGGCGCCTTCAGCACCAAGCGAAGAAAAAAAATAAAAACCCTGCCGGGATACCTGCTGAACAAAAAATCCCTATGCGCCGCCCGCCACGTTTTCAGCAACCGCCGGGCGGACCTTCTGAATCTCGGCCGTCTGCTGCCCCAAGAGGTTATCAGCTATGTGGCCCCCGGGATTTATCCCAGGGCATTCTCTTTTGACGGGAACGCCCGGTCTGAGCTGCGGCAGCAATGGAAAGCCGGTGATGATCCGGTTGTATTGACGGCCGCCATGTTCCGCCCCGGGGTTAAAACCGAAGGGTTAAGCTGGGTTATCCGTGCCTGCGGTAAGCTTTTCCGGCAGGGAACGCGTTTTCAACTGGTTATTGCCGGCGACGGGGTCGAAAAAGAACAACTTTACCGGCTGGCGTCCGAACACCTCCCGGGAAAGTTTAGCTTTCTGGGAAAGATCCCCCGGGAGCACATGTACCGTTTTTACAGCGCCGGGGATATCTTCGTATTCCCCGGCATCCGGGAGTCCCTGGGTATGGTTTTTCTGGAAGCCCAGTCCTGCGGCATCCCAATCATTGCGTTTAGAAACGGCGGGATTCCCGAAGTCGTCCGGGACCGGGAAACCGGCGTGCTCGTACCCATGTATGATTTTGACCAATTTGCCGGCGCCATTGAAAAGCTGTTGACGGATAAGGCGCTTCGCCGGCAGATGGGCGAAACAGCCCGGTCTTACATACGTGAAAACCATGATCTGGATACCAATTATGGCAAGGTTGCGGAAGTCCTCGAAGCCATCGTTCGGGATTGCGACCGCCACTAA
- a CDS encoding histidine phosphatase family protein, with protein MLNVNHNALTRFGLLRHARTEWNLQKRIQGQKDSPVAPEGEKQAGKWGNILEPFGWDRILSSDIGRALKTAELINETLGIPIHTEPGLREMDWGLWSGKTMAQLRQESPRLLAEQEANGWRFCPPGGEVLETVWQRSRQVLLEAIGKWPGEQILVITHEGVIKGLLYRFNSHQILRNEPHRMHPWHLHLLVYSRQELHLEKINALNLE; from the coding sequence ATGTTAAATGTTAATCATAATGCATTGACCCGCTTCGGCCTACTCCGCCATGCCAGGACCGAATGGAATCTTCAAAAACGGATTCAGGGACAGAAGGATTCGCCGGTTGCACCGGAGGGTGAAAAACAGGCCGGAAAATGGGGGAACATTTTAGAACCATTTGGCTGGGACCGGATACTATCCAGCGACATCGGCCGCGCCCTGAAAACCGCCGAACTCATCAATGAGACGCTCGGGATCCCCATCCATACGGAACCCGGGCTGCGGGAAATGGACTGGGGCCTCTGGAGCGGAAAGACAATGGCCCAGCTCCGGCAGGAAAGCCCCCGGCTGCTGGCGGAGCAGGAAGCCAACGGATGGAGATTCTGCCCTCCCGGCGGGGAGGTTCTTGAAACGGTCTGGCAAAGAAGCCGCCAGGTTTTGCTTGAAGCCATCGGAAAATGGCCCGGTGAACAAATTTTGGTAATCACCCATGAAGGTGTAATCAAAGGCCTCCTCTACCGCTTTAACAGTCATCAAATTCTTCGCAATGAACCTCACCGGATGCATCCGTGGCACCTTCATCTGCTGGTTTACAGCAGGCAGGAGCTGCATTTGGAAAAAATAAACGCCCTAAACTTGGAATGA
- a CDS encoding radical SAM protein — protein MLQIEDIKALNIEVSSKCIGKCPFCSRQQKVRPYGGQLITLSDFKLLPAAFIRQLKRITFAGNFGDFCANPELVDIAGYVKQLNPAAKLGGDTNGSLQGASWWKALGPFFHDGGIVFSVDGLADTHAIHRRGTDFHKIIRNIEAFTAAGGTAYWKFIVFKHNEHQIKAAEALAGDIGCTRFYVISSRDYDERCRRPETFSFKIKREIFSSYRRKQPVKDAPALCKPWHSGSIYIAADGTVHPCCFAHCMYITEHNRLFRYIVPLIETNKSQINFKTRPLAEILSGPYFSTVHSESKMNLYCATKCNQYKKKIRKEVVLHDTFFQNKRALSAGPKS, from the coding sequence GTGCTACAGATCGAAGACATAAAGGCCTTAAACATCGAAGTGTCCTCTAAATGCATCGGCAAATGCCCCTTCTGCAGCCGGCAGCAAAAGGTGCGGCCCTATGGCGGACAGCTCATTACGCTTTCGGACTTTAAATTGCTGCCGGCCGCTTTTATCCGGCAGCTTAAACGGATTACCTTTGCCGGAAATTTCGGTGATTTTTGCGCCAACCCTGAACTGGTAGATATTGCCGGATATGTTAAGCAGCTCAACCCCGCCGCTAAATTGGGCGGGGATACAAACGGCTCCCTGCAGGGTGCCTCCTGGTGGAAAGCCTTGGGCCCGTTTTTTCATGACGGCGGCATAGTCTTCAGCGTGGACGGGTTGGCCGATACCCACGCGATCCACCGCCGCGGAACGGATTTTCATAAAATCATCCGCAACATCGAAGCGTTTACGGCTGCCGGCGGGACAGCCTACTGGAAATTTATCGTCTTTAAACACAACGAACATCAAATAAAGGCGGCTGAAGCCCTTGCCGGGGATATCGGCTGCACCCGGTTCTATGTGATATCCTCAAGGGATTATGATGAGCGTTGCCGGCGTCCGGAAACGTTCAGCTTTAAGATTAAACGGGAAATATTTTCATCCTATCGCCGGAAACAGCCCGTAAAGGATGCCCCTGCCCTGTGCAAACCCTGGCACAGCGGCTCCATCTACATTGCCGCCGACGGCACCGTGCACCCCTGCTGTTTTGCCCACTGCATGTACATTACGGAACATAACCGCCTGTTTCGCTACATTGTCCCGCTTATTGAAACAAACAAAAGCCAAATAAATTTCAAGACCCGACCGCTGGCCGAAATCTTAAGCGGCCCCTATTTCTCTACGGTTCACTCTGAATCGAAAATGAATCTCTATTGCGCGACAAAATGTAACCAATACAAGAAAAAGATCCGCAAAGAGGTGGTGCTGCACGATACTTTTTTTCAGAACAAACGCGCACTATCAGCCGGTCCAAAATCATGA